One window of Nostoc sp. C052 genomic DNA carries:
- a CDS encoding AAA family ATPase yields MSIDLVVNALKSIAKPATSLVINQAQRNETVVRTLKQFKFDPVQPPKDVDGVYVYSLIEYGVDKPEVLLNLFREREIKNAFWSAYTSNNPLGFYKEVEKFLQGKDSEFDIRLMRIELRSELEEFGEIFIQVAKRSKSIEFEPFPEWNLDEYPAEFKSLIREKIRSFCGRKFVFEAFKQFCDKNLNGYFTVVGDAGMGKSTIAAKYVWDNKSPCYFNIRSDGRNRAELFLESIRKQLVKRYQLQNAEKANLADLLEQVSKKLTAGDRLVIVVDALDEVEQEAGGNLLDLPPSLPEHVYFLLTRRPYTRDKKRLSAPDVPVEELDLRGSQYINLSREDIKEFIGLFLNVDKDYKNELKQWIQNRNISDQDFVEQIATKSENNFMYLRYILPGIAKGDYNDLSINKLPDGLDDYYQVHWVRMGMDEKPQEVKVFILFILVEIGTPIPCEMIADIAEQDEYDVQSVLDEWVEYLKPQILEGENCYSIYHASFLDFLKAKRVLDSKRKLFQEVNQRIVDYLVRKMA; encoded by the coding sequence ATGAGTATTGACTTAGTAGTTAATGCACTTAAGAGTATTGCTAAACCTGCGACTTCTCTAGTTATCAATCAAGCTCAACGCAATGAAACTGTAGTTAGAACCTTAAAACAATTCAAGTTTGACCCAGTACAACCACCTAAAGATGTTGATGGTGTTTATGTTTACTCTTTAATTGAGTATGGTGTGGATAAGCCGGAAGTACTGCTTAATCTTTTTCGAGAAAGAGAAATTAAAAATGCTTTTTGGAGTGCTTATACTTCAAATAATCCCTTGGGTTTCTACAAAGAAGTAGAAAAGTTTTTGCAGGGAAAGGATTCAGAATTTGATATCCGATTGATGAGAATTGAACTGCGATCCGAATTAGAAGAATTTGGAGAAATATTTATTCAGGTTGCTAAAAGAAGTAAATCAATAGAGTTTGAGCCTTTCCCTGAATGGAATTTAGACGAGTATCCAGCGGAATTTAAGTCATTAATTCGAGAGAAAATTCGCTCGTTTTGCGGTCGTAAATTTGTTTTTGAGGCTTTTAAGCAATTTTGCGACAAAAACCTTAATGGTTACTTCACCGTAGTGGGTGATGCAGGTATGGGTAAGAGTACCATTGCGGCTAAATACGTCTGGGACAATAAATCACCATGCTATTTTAATATTCGCTCCGATGGTCGCAATCGAGCAGAGCTATTTCTTGAAAGTATTCGCAAACAATTAGTTAAACGTTATCAGTTGCAAAATGCCGAAAAGGCTAATTTAGCAGATTTACTAGAACAGGTTAGCAAAAAACTGACTGCTGGCGATCGTCTAGTAATTGTAGTCGATGCCCTTGATGAAGTGGAACAAGAAGCAGGAGGAAATCTTTTAGATTTACCGCCGTCGCTTCCTGAACATGTTTATTTCTTGCTAACTAGACGACCCTATACCAGAGATAAAAAACGCCTGTCTGCACCAGATGTCCCCGTCGAGGAACTAGATTTAAGGGGAAGTCAGTATATTAATTTGAGTCGTGAAGATATCAAAGAGTTTATTGGGTTGTTTTTGAATGTCGATAAAGATTATAAGAATGAACTTAAACAATGGATTCAAAACCGCAACATTTCCGATCAAGATTTTGTTGAGCAGATAGCAACTAAGAGCGAAAATAATTTCATGTATCTACGCTATATTTTGCCAGGAATTGCTAAAGGTGACTATAATGACCTGAGTATAAATAAATTACCCGATGGTCTTGATGACTATTACCAAGTCCATTGGGTACGTATGGGGATGGATGAAAAGCCCCAGGAAGTAAAAGTATTTATCTTATTTATTTTAGTGGAAATTGGTACACCAATTCCCTGCGAGATGATCGCAGATATTGCCGAACAGGATGAATATGATGTCCAATCAGTTTTAGATGAGTGGGTTGAGTATTTGAAGCCCCAGATTCTAGAAGGAGAAAACTGCTATAGCATCTATCACGCTAGTTTTTTAGACTTCTTAAAAGCAAAACGAGTTTTGGATTCCAAACGGAAGCTATTTCAAGAGGTTAATCAACGCATTGTAGACTATCTTGTAAGGAAGATGGCGTGA
- a CDS encoding WD40 repeat domain-containing protein: protein MGEFASKLAVQSPAFQRAYLGSLTPNLVKSGNLEKYYQTLTDFDFLVAKINHPEFGVQPLIEDYDLSLITQTLNYSKYNSEKVKSLQLIQGALRLSAHVLAVDKEQLASQLHGRLLHHKMPEEIQELLAKIKQSIATPWLCPLTLSLTPPGGRLLRTLTGHNSWVNAVAITPNGQQVISASSDNTLKVWNLETGGELFTFTGHTSDVNAVAITPNRQQIISASCDNTLKAWNLETGEELFTFTGHSDSVEAVAITPNGQLMISASSDNTLKVWNLATGEELFTFTGHSDSVNAAAVTPNGQQVISASSDNTLKVWNLATGEELFTLTGHNDSVNAVAITPNGQQVISTSSDNTLKIWNLGNGMEEFTLNGHNNWVNAVAITPNQQQVISASRDTTLKVWNLGNRVEEFTLNGHSNWVNAVAVTPNGQQVISTSSDNTLKIWNLGNGMEEFTLNGHSNWVNAIAVTPNGQQVISASSDNTFKVWNLATGEELFTLAGHNNPVNAVAVTPNGRQVISASRDTTIKVWNLATKEEEFTLTGHNNWVNALVVTPNGQQVISASSDNTLKVWNLATGKEIFTLKGHTNWVNAVAITSDGQQVISASSDNTLKVWNLETGEELFTLTGHNHWINAVAITPDGQQVISASSDKTLKVWNLTTGEELFTLTGHNHWINAVAITPDGQQVISTSRDTILKVWNLTTAEVIVSFTADSPIRCCAVAPDGETIVAGDALGRVHFLRLEEIKGG from the coding sequence ATGGGAGAATTTGCTAGCAAGTTAGCGGTACAAAGTCCCGCTTTTCAACGTGCTTACTTGGGCAGTTTAACGCCAAACTTGGTGAAGTCGGGAAATTTGGAGAAGTATTACCAAACCCTCACTGATTTTGATTTTTTGGTGGCAAAGATTAACCATCCTGAGTTTGGGGTACAGCCGCTAATTGAAGATTATGATTTGAGTTTAATTACACAGACATTAAATTACTCGAAATACAACTCTGAAAAAGTCAAAAGTCTCCAATTGATTCAAGGCGCATTAAGACTATCAGCACATGTTTTAGCAGTGGATAAGGAGCAACTAGCGAGTCAATTGCATGGACGGTTACTACATCACAAAATGCCAGAGGAGATTCAGGAATTATTAGCAAAAATAAAGCAAAGTATAGCTACTCCTTGGCTGTGCCCCTTGACCCTAAGCTTAACGCCACCAGGGGGACGCTTACTTCGCACTCTCACAGGTCATAATAGCTGGGTTAATGCCGTCGCCATCACTCCCAATGGGCAGCAAGTTATTTCCGCATCTTCTGACAACACCCTTAAAGTCTGGAATCTGGAGACTGGGGGAGAACTATTTACCTTCACTGGTCATACCTCAGATGTAAATGCTGTCGCCATCACTCCCAATAGACAACAGATAATTTCCGCTTCTTGTGACAACACACTCAAAGCCTGGAATCTGGAAACTGGGGAAGAACTATTCACCTTCACTGGTCATAGTGACTCGGTAGAAGCCGTTGCCATCACCCCTAACGGGCAACTGATGATTTCTGCTTCTTCTGATAACACCCTCAAAGTCTGGAATCTGGCAACTGGGGAAGAACTATTCACTTTCACTGGTCATAGTGACTCGGTAAATGCCGCTGCCGTCACCCCTAATGGACAACAGGTGATTTCTGCATCTTCTGACAACACCCTCAAAGTTTGGAATCTGGCAACAGGGGAAGAACTATTCACTCTCACTGGTCATAATGACTCGGTAAATGCCGTTGCCATCACCCCTAATGGACAACAGGTGATTTCCACTTCCTCTGATAACACCCTCAAAATCTGGAATTTGGGAAATGGAATGGAAGAATTTACCCTGAATGGTCATAATAACTGGGTAAATGCCGTCGCCATTACCCCTAATCAACAGCAGGTAATTTCCGCATCTCGTGACACAACCCTTAAAGTCTGGAATTTGGGAAACAGAGTGGAAGAATTTACCCTGAATGGTCATAGTAATTGGGTAAATGCCGTTGCCGTCACTCCAAATGGGCAACAGGTGATTTCTACTTCTTCTGACAACACCCTCAAAATCTGGAATTTGGGAAACGGAATGGAAGAATTTACCCTGAATGGTCATAGTAATTGGGTAAATGCCATCGCCGTCACCCCAAATGGGCAACAGGTTATTTCTGCTTCCTCTGATAACACCTTCAAAGTCTGGAATCTGGCAACTGGGGAGGAATTATTCACCCTCGCTGGTCATAATAACCCAGTAAATGCTGTCGCCGTTACTCCCAATGGACGGCAGGTGATTTCTGCTTCCCGTGACACAACCATTAAAGTCTGGAATTTGGCAACTAAGGAAGAAGAATTCACTCTCACTGGTCATAATAACTGGGTAAATGCCCTCGTCGTTACTCCCAATGGGCAGCAAGTTATTTCTGCTTCCTCTGACAACACTCTGAAAGTCTGGAATCTAGCAACTGGGAAGGAAATATTTACCCTGAAAGGTCATACTAACTGGGTAAATGCCGTAGCTATCACCTCCGATGGGCAACAGGTGATTTCTGCTTCCTCTGACAACACTCTGAAAGTCTGGAATCTGGAAACTGGGGAAGAACTATTCACCCTCACTGGTCATAATCACTGGATAAATGCTGTCGCTATCACCCCTGATGGGCAACAGGTGATTTCTGCTTCTTCTGACAAAACTCTCAAAGTTTGGAATCTGACAACTGGGGAGGAACTATTCACCCTCACTGGTCATAATCACTGGATAAATGCTGTCGCTATCACCCCTGATGGGCAACAGGTGATTTCTACTTCCCGTGACACAATCCTTAAAGTTTGGAATCTGACAACAGCAGAGGTCATTGTTAGTTTCACTGCCGATAGTCCCATTCGTTGCTGTGCAGTTGCACCAGATGGCGAGACAATTGTAGCGGGAGATGCTTTAGGAAGGGTGCATTTTTTGCGTCTTGAGGAGATAAAAGGGGGATAA
- a CDS encoding AAA family ATPase — protein sequence MNSPPKPPTAINSRGHPTKFQQIIQEKSQNFVGREFVFRAINNFLHRHNQGYFSIIGAPGSGKSAILAKYVTNNPQVIYYNAELEGKNRADEFLINICTQLINQYSLNYISLPDNATEGSWFFSSLLQQISDELEPHQQLIIAIDGLNWIDRNSQPPGTNLFYLPRYLPDGVYFLLTRRPFLREKSGLLIETPSQSLDLANYPEENRQDIQAYIQNHLTLLPCEGKEGQDYSPAILGERSNLKSWLSNHQINEQEFCVDAEQLALGHRLTTLSENNFMYVSQVISAIAENFYPIPFQYNQPPPGLEAYYQQHLHKMFPPEQDTKHSTDVLHVLIQQQKAISVLAQTAAGIAQIIDTDEYEVEEVLENWLEFLQKQQIALKTHYSLYHSNFRDWLGRQQIKPSKKTP from the coding sequence ATGAATTCACCACCCAAACCACCCACTGCAATCAATTCCAGAGGACATCCAACAAAGTTTCAACAAATCATTCAAGAAAAAAGCCAAAATTTTGTTGGTCGTGAATTTGTCTTCAGGGCTATTAACAACTTTCTCCACCGGCATAATCAAGGTTACTTCAGCATCATTGGCGCACCCGGTAGCGGTAAAAGTGCCATCCTCGCCAAATATGTGACAAACAATCCTCAAGTTATTTATTACAATGCCGAACTTGAGGGTAAGAATCGTGCTGACGAATTTCTCATAAATATCTGCACGCAACTCATTAATCAATACTCGCTTAATTACATCTCCCTCCCTGATAACGCCACAGAGGGAAGTTGGTTTTTCTCTAGTCTTCTCCAGCAAATCAGCGATGAGTTAGAACCTCATCAACAACTCATTATTGCCATTGATGGGTTGAATTGGATTGACCGCAACAGCCAACCACCTGGTACAAATCTGTTTTATCTCCCCCGCTATCTCCCGGATGGGGTCTATTTCCTCCTCACTCGTAGACCTTTCTTGCGAGAGAAGTCAGGTTTATTAATTGAAACGCCGTCGCAAAGTCTTGATTTAGCTAATTATCCAGAAGAAAATCGGCAAGATATCCAAGCATATATTCAAAATCACCTAACTCTCCTTCCCTGCGAAGGAAAGGAGGGACAAGATTACTCCCCTGCCATACTGGGGGAGAGGTCAAATCTTAAATCTTGGCTGAGTAATCATCAGATTAATGAGCAAGAATTCTGCGTAGATGCGGAGCAGCTTGCCCTTGGCCATCGGCTCACCACTTTGAGCGAAAATAATTTTATGTATGTCAGTCAGGTAATAAGTGCGATTGCAGAAAATTTCTACCCGATACCTTTCCAGTACAATCAACCCCCGCCTGGTTTAGAAGCATATTATCAGCAGCATTTACATAAAATGTTTCCACCCGAACAAGACACGAAACATAGCACAGATGTGTTACATGTATTAATACAGCAGCAAAAAGCAATATCAGTGTTGGCGCAGACCGCCGCAGGCATCGCACAAATCATTGATACTGATGAGTATGAAGTTGAGGAAGTGCTAGAAAATTGGCTAGAGTTCTTACAGAAACAACAAATCGCTCTAAAAACGCATTACAGTCTTTATCATTCCAACTTTCGAGACTGGTTAGGTAGACAGCAAATAAAACCATCTAAAAAAACTCCCTAA
- the cas6 gene encoding type I-MYXAN CRISPR-associated protein Cas6/Cmx6, with translation MAAILIQSEEYVDLTFKLRGAPIPLDNGYVIYSALSSICPSLHELKSIGIHPITGIPTRNNLLELTAQSRLKVRIYHQQIPLIYPYLAGQAFHIGQNFYQLDIPDYKPLVSSESVYSRLVIIKGFQDSTNFIEAVQRQLDNLGIQGKIELLTRQDGTPQRRQLTINKEGKQFKVRGFGVKISELNPEDSLTLQEQGIGGKRKMMCGIFVPATRSKGEEET, from the coding sequence ATGGCAGCCATATTAATTCAAAGTGAGGAATATGTAGACTTAACGTTTAAGCTAAGAGGCGCACCGATTCCTCTTGATAATGGTTATGTTATCTATAGTGCTTTGTCCAGTATCTGTCCTAGCCTTCACGAACTAAAGTCTATTGGGATTCATCCGATTACTGGAATACCGACCAGAAACAATTTGCTTGAACTCACTGCTCAATCTCGTCTAAAAGTTCGGATTTATCATCAACAAATTCCTTTAATTTATCCTTATTTAGCGGGTCAAGCCTTTCATATAGGTCAAAATTTTTATCAACTAGATATTCCTGACTACAAACCGTTAGTTTCTTCAGAAAGTGTCTATTCGAGATTAGTGATAATTAAAGGGTTCCAAGACTCTACTAACTTTATTGAAGCTGTTCAACGGCAACTGGATAATTTAGGAATACAAGGAAAAATTGAACTTCTTACCCGACAAGATGGAACACCTCAACGAAGACAATTAACCATCAATAAAGAAGGAAAACAGTTTAAAGTTAGAGGATTTGGCGTAAAAATCAGTGAACTCAATCCTGAAGATTCCTTAACCTTGCAAGAACAGGGAATTGGCGGGAAACGAAAGATGATGTGTGGAATATTTGTCCCAGCGACTCGCAGCAAGGGAGAAGAGGAAACCTGA
- the cas8a1 gene encoding type I-MYXAN CRISPR-associated Cas8a1/Cmx1: MIVSTQPKISLSLHAADTTIMHRVGMTGLYMTLKRLEKQYPLPRQRGGHISWFLTADTIELFWEGSDFIALSWLINESFQLDDTGLIHLVGLDNDRIDLRQKIHIHEGICAVFLRLNKFYQAGEIINTELTFEEKQVEYQYKSLTWYAHQTFAEKLCEADTQQLRHDYIEITSWLYLGGIVRHARTQNTTKLEEKPEYALALLFVPVVCHYCLLHIPSEDLKERKPHRYLVVIPEIKDFEDASQRRWRLQQFETKQLHVSTLGEAGLLYYSLDDIQPEVGYYQACQVWLYEKTNKASRQPTLMSIEEIKIDKNILITYQQVQKYFKTNYQIIKYKQIFIKVNPIRSLIADNLVKGIHWWSNLWEKLVIEDSKEYLFNQLFSNREGLIIMAENSEEDKQYLIFIKVFQQAMKGNFAKIYAKTEEGKDPPIKKKVERLRAELNYCYDELSFKEYLSDFLVRGGLNKYFNEHQEEIALLIKKSPWQEIRIWSLLAIASYKPKDKPTNMDDSLFPNNQKVEEVNYESEEE; this comes from the coding sequence ATGATAGTCTCTACCCAACCCAAAATTTCCCTATCTCTCCATGCTGCGGATACGACAATAATGCACCGCGTCGGAATGACCGGACTTTACATGACTTTAAAGCGATTGGAAAAGCAATATCCCTTACCTCGTCAACGGGGAGGACATATATCATGGTTTTTGACTGCTGATACTATTGAATTATTCTGGGAAGGAAGTGATTTTATCGCCTTATCTTGGTTAATTAATGAGTCTTTTCAATTAGATGATACAGGTTTAATTCATTTAGTAGGATTAGACAATGATCGAATAGATTTAAGGCAGAAAATCCATATTCATGAGGGAATATGCGCTGTTTTCCTGCGACTTAATAAGTTTTATCAAGCAGGAGAGATAATTAACACTGAACTAACGTTTGAAGAAAAACAAGTCGAGTATCAATATAAATCTCTAACTTGGTACGCACATCAAACCTTTGCAGAGAAGTTATGCGAGGCAGATACCCAACAACTCAGACATGATTATATTGAAATAACCAGTTGGTTGTATTTAGGGGGAATTGTTCGCCATGCTCGGACGCAGAATACTACAAAACTAGAAGAGAAACCTGAATACGCTTTAGCATTATTATTTGTACCAGTAGTTTGTCATTATTGCTTACTTCATATTCCATCAGAAGACTTGAAGGAAAGGAAACCCCATCGCTATCTAGTGGTGATTCCAGAAATCAAGGATTTTGAAGATGCTTCTCAAAGGAGATGGCGATTACAGCAATTTGAAACTAAACAGCTTCATGTTAGTACCCTTGGTGAAGCGGGATTACTTTATTACAGCTTAGACGATATTCAGCCGGAAGTGGGCTACTATCAAGCTTGTCAAGTTTGGTTATATGAAAAAACAAATAAAGCTTCTCGTCAACCGACATTGATGAGTATAGAAGAAATTAAAATTGATAAGAATATTTTAATCACTTATCAACAGGTGCAAAAATACTTTAAAACTAATTATCAGATAATTAAATATAAGCAAATTTTTATTAAGGTCAATCCGATTCGCTCCCTGATTGCTGATAATTTAGTGAAAGGAATCCATTGGTGGTCTAATTTATGGGAAAAATTGGTGATAGAGGATTCAAAAGAATATTTATTTAACCAGTTATTTTCTAATCGAGAAGGACTCATCATCATGGCAGAGAATAGTGAAGAAGACAAGCAGTATCTTATTTTTATTAAGGTATTTCAGCAAGCTATGAAGGGCAACTTTGCTAAAATTTATGCCAAAACAGAGGAAGGGAAAGATCCTCCAATTAAGAAGAAAGTTGAACGATTAAGGGCAGAGCTAAACTATTGTTATGATGAATTGTCGTTCAAGGAATATTTGTCTGACTTTTTAGTAAGAGGGGGATTAAATAAGTATTTTAATGAGCATCAGGAAGAGATTGCACTACTAATTAAAAAATCACCTTGGCAAGAAATAAGAATTTGGTCATTGTTAGCGATCGCCAGTTATAAACCCAAAGATAAACCCACAAATATGGATGATAGTTTATTCCCAAACAATCAAAAAGTAGAAGAAGTGAATTATGAGTCAGAAGAAGAATGA
- a CDS encoding CRISPR-associated protein: MSQKKNENNIPNYYLYGTVLTRYGLASLNHDIRRGNKTILQKGYWNNGKIHSFVGSSAIRWALRFYLQKQGYLVNRVWDEDEHINRLTSEDFDPEQFYDDDIFGFALLESAETEEETSTTKRKKKQTKVSTLNQRMGALGMNMAVSLTPYDGAVKLGAKSGREKDSTSLHFTEYHATRYQYYFGIDVTHLKDFSRILPLIDGIMNLPKVGGSSNIFNYPFCPDSLVFQWTNHFASYISYCFEYCDPKSKEAKLSQEFIDEVECGQIDPSKLWIGGTIVKELQQLDNFESSPLKKAHIYRNRNEMIEVLKTVIKRDLGLEESK, encoded by the coding sequence ATGAGTCAGAAGAAGAATGAGAATAATATCCCCAATTATTATCTTTACGGAACAGTCCTCACTCGTTATGGTTTAGCGTCTTTAAATCATGACATTAGACGAGGAAATAAGACTATTCTGCAAAAAGGCTATTGGAATAATGGTAAGATTCATTCTTTTGTAGGTTCAAGTGCAATTCGTTGGGCGTTACGTTTTTATCTTCAAAAGCAAGGTTATTTAGTTAATCGAGTCTGGGATGAGGACGAACATATTAATCGCTTAACAAGTGAAGATTTCGATCCAGAACAATTTTATGATGATGATATTTTTGGGTTTGCTTTATTAGAATCTGCTGAAACAGAGGAGGAGACTTCAACAACAAAGAGAAAAAAGAAGCAAACAAAAGTCAGCACTCTTAATCAAAGAATGGGTGCTTTAGGGATGAATATGGCTGTTTCGCTAACGCCTTATGATGGTGCAGTCAAGTTAGGGGCAAAAAGTGGCAGAGAAAAGGATAGCACGTCTCTCCATTTTACAGAATATCATGCAACTAGATATCAATATTATTTTGGAATTGATGTCACTCATCTCAAAGATTTTTCGCGGATTTTACCTCTGATAGACGGGATTATGAATTTACCCAAGGTAGGAGGGAGTAGTAATATTTTTAATTATCCTTTCTGTCCCGATAGTTTGGTATTTCAATGGACAAATCATTTTGCTTCATATATTTCCTATTGCTTTGAATATTGCGATCCTAAGAGTAAGGAAGCAAAACTTTCACAAGAGTTTATAGATGAAGTGGAATGCGGACAGATTGACCCTAGTAAATTGTGGATTGGGGGAACAATTGTTAAGGAGTTACAGCAATTGGATAATTTTGAAAGTTCCCCTTTGAAGAAGGCACATATTTATCGTAATCGAAATGAAATGATTGAAGTTTTGAAAACAGTCATTAAAAGAGATTTGGGCTTAGAAGAATCAAAATGA
- the cas5 gene encoding type I-MYXAN CRISPR-associated protein Cas5/Cmx5/DevS, which produces MIAPLILYLDVPFATFRDSHAREMGKTYPVPPPATVYGMLLSLVGETNIYRHCGVELAIAMLSSPKKSQILRQMRRFKNADFSHPENVIPCYQEILSNLKCLIWVRSDEEKIQPSLRERIQLAFDHPELVRRFGCLFLGESDQLIKTIKLVSEDYLEGVRQWAIIDNRGRLTLPYWVDHVGSRNTRFLRYRIEEIDRLSPPDLAWTMVQSPI; this is translated from the coding sequence ATGATTGCACCATTAATTCTCTATTTGGATGTTCCATTTGCGACTTTTCGGGATTCCCATGCAAGGGAAATGGGAAAAACTTATCCTGTTCCTCCTCCAGCGACAGTGTATGGGATGTTGTTATCTTTGGTAGGGGAAACGAATATCTATCGCCACTGTGGGGTAGAATTGGCGATCGCAATGTTATCTAGCCCCAAAAAGTCGCAAATTTTACGTCAAATGAGACGGTTTAAGAATGCTGATTTTAGCCATCCAGAGAATGTTATTCCCTGTTATCAAGAAATTTTGTCTAATCTGAAGTGTTTGATTTGGGTTCGTTCTGACGAGGAAAAGATACAACCAAGTTTAAGGGAGAGGATACAGTTAGCGTTTGACCATCCTGAGCTAGTAAGACGGTTCGGTTGTTTATTTTTGGGAGAAAGCGACCAGTTGATTAAAACGATCAAACTTGTCTCGGAAGATTATCTAGAGGGAGTGAGACAGTGGGCAATTATAGATAATAGAGGCAGGTTAACCTTACCCTATTGGGTTGACCATGTGGGGTCAAGAAATACCCGATTTTTGAGGTATCGGATTGAGGAAATAGATAGATTATCACCTCCTGATTTAGCCTGGACAATGGTTCAATCTCCGATTTGA